tgaaactaaaaactgaaaaacactgtagcaaaataatttttaaatgtgtaaatagtaccgtgggacccatttttaatatttttttctgaataaagtgatTGTGGGTCTCATGAACAGTGTACAAACAGTATATGCACAGTAAAATTTGTCTCCCGCACAGTGCATAAACAGTAATTTTACTGTTCATtcgctgaaaaaaaaaaaaaaaaaaaatcttgaaacgcACTCTAAGTCATGGTCATAAAGGTAAGGAAGTATTTACGGATACCTTGAGCCACTGGCAAAGAGGATTGTGTTACACCATCAGTTAGGAGTAGCAGTGATGATTCTGCGGCACCTAGAGTCGAGAGCAATGAGGAAATttcacccaaaaataaaaaaacaagagGGTTCATTTTTGATGAATTCCTTTTGTTCCTGTTTAGTCCCTTTTGTTCCTGAAGTTGCTATTTCTAAAGTAGTTGTTTCTTCCTcactcccccccacccccccacccccacaaaAATCCTTCTATTTCTCAGGTTTGTTTGTGTCTTAACAAGTTTGCCTACGTAGTCAACACAAGcaataaataagagaaaactAAAGATTCAAGCCAGGGAAATTATTAATTCTAAGAAATGTTACTTATTAGATCTACTGTCTACAATaaacctaatattttttttgttgtatccAAAGTAGTACCAGTCCAACACATTTCATGAAAATCAAATGTgacaaattaattaaccaacaaaattacttgttaaaaataaattaccTTTAGTAATTGGCACTGAGGTATCTACGACACCATCAGCCGAGGGCAATAAGGACTCTGGCGCTCCTTGAGTCAAGGGAAATGGAGATTTTTCAtctgaagaaagaaaatgataagtatttttttctataaattccTTTTGTTaatacctatccaaaaaaaaaaaaactttttttcatGTTTAGTTCCTTTTGTTTCCAAAGATGTTGCTATTTCTAAACATATTTCTTCCTCCCTTACTCCCATTCCTTCTGTTTTTTAGGTTCTTTTATTGTCTTTGCAACTTTGCCAAAATATTAGACACAAGCAATAATTAAGAGAATACTAATGATGCAAGTCATAGAGATTATCAATTCTAACGAAAGGTACTAATTTGATCTAATTCTTACAATATATCTGATagaactatttttcttttttcttttttttcttttttttatgaagagTAGTACTGGTTCATCCCATTTAACTAACCAACAAAACTACATGTTAAAAATAATACAACTTGAGTCATGGGAAATGAGGTATCTACAACACCCTCAGCCATCGGGAATGAGGATTTTGTGCAGGGGCGGCTCCACTTGTAACtcagggtggtcacaggacTACCCTAACTTGCcaaaaaatgtgtatatatatatatatatatatatatagacacacactaAAATAACCTATTTTGACCACTCTAATGAAAATATTGACCACCTGACTTGAGAATTACAAGAATTTaggttcaataaaaataaaagtaatgctacattcaaaacatttttattttaatttcataacaaataaaTTGGTTACTAATACTAATTTGGGCCCAAtattgacatcactttttaacctattaataacaaatttttgtgtaagatttgtttttaaaatgttgtagataATATAATCCTTAACATAATCCAAAAATAATTCTAGCCCCTTaaacataatccttaacaaaaaagcccaaataaaaacaacaaaaaagcccaaaaaacaacaaaaataatcccaaaaaaataaacaacaatgagtgaacaaattatttaaccaaaaaaacctattcaaaaagaaaactaatcattcaaatttgtaactttttcaacttattacattaaaatatttttatttttatttttccttgaaaaaaagacgcaagaaaaatattgtagtatGAATTCTCTTTAGCAGAACCGACAGTTATGTTCTTTTTGGCTATGCAATTGCAATAATTTTGCTCTCCTTAAGTCCATTTTCATTATATGATTACAATATCCACAATTGGGATTGATAtaccaattttattaaaattaaagctcaaaaaaccaaaataaaacaaacaattttaaaatgtctaaaatacaaaataaatcaaagtaATAAAgtcaatacatatatttttagactCTAGAGGTAGATTAACGTAAACTAAATTTTAGCacaaccaaaaattaataacatttgctatcaatatttttttccttatagaaTCATTATTATATACAATTAATGGTTGGacaagttaaaaattttaaatttcatagataacaatttaaatgattttttttttttcatttgtttcaaataaacttatatttattttctaagtagatattttatatttttacataaatataaaaaattatatatatatatataggcatttagttatataaatatgtaaatgTATTTCATGTATATGCATGAAATTACAAACTAGTAAATACATTAAATCAAATATAGTTAAAAAAGTTACTGAAGGTAAGTCAAACCCTTATTTTGTATAACCCTAGTTTACAACTACAAAGGTTAAGTCATTTTGTAGTTGTCTTCtggttatataatatattataaatccAGTTTAAAACACTAGaattactattttcgtgtgtgttctaataaatattactgattactcactcaaaaaaaaaaaaaaaaaaaaaaaaaaacccctattACTAATCAAAGCCATTTGATGAATAAATTATGaccaattaattaaccaacaaaaCTTGTTACAAACAATATACCTTCAATCATGGGCGATGATGATCCTGTGGCACCTTCAGATGTAAAAGAAGTCACTTCATCGTCACTTAAGAACACAATCTTTTCACGATAATGTAAATTGTTCAATGATGCCTCTGTTGTAAGTGCAGTCACAAGCTCCTGAGATTCAGAAATCTCAATTCTTTCTACTGAAGGAAGTTCCTTGGGCAAGTTCCCCCTCAGCTTGGGGCATCTCCGTATACAAAGCTGTTGCAGGCAAGGGAGCACATTTGATGGAACCCACTTTGTCCATTTTGACATCCCCTCAAATGTTAGCCTCTCCAAATACCTAAACCCCCTATGCATCCGCGTAGGTGGCTCAGTATTGAAATCAGGACCCACCTCCTCCACTGCATCCATGCATTCAATAATGAGGACtctaagtttttgtagtttccCGAGTGATGGCAAGGTTGAGCAACTATTGCAATTGCTAAGACGTAGGAAAACCATTTCGTTGAATATCTCCTTACCATCTAACCACGAAGGAAATTTTGGACTACAGTAAAAGTTAATGGTAAGCCTCTTCAAACTATAACTAGGTCTTAGCCCTGCAAGCACCTTTCTAGCATTTTCTGGATCAGCAGTATTTTCATCCCATTCCAACACTAGCTCTTCAATAGAACGCTTGTCCACCAAGGGGGTACCATGTGCAACGTTCTCAGAGGTCACGTTCTGCAACTTCAAAATGTGAAGTGTTCCTTCAAGACAATTAATATCTTTTAACTCTATAAGAGAGCCACTTTTTTTGCCCACAATAAAGCAAGGTAGTAATCGGAGATTTCTTAATTTATCCATATCTCTTGGCATCTCACTTAAACCGCTTCCACTAACATCAAGATTAAGCAAGTTCACAAGTTTTGACGTGTTTTCTGGCAATTTAGTAAGAGAATGACAATTCGACAATATCAATGATTGTAAATTGTGGAGTTCACAAACCGATTCAGGTAATCTCTTAATTGGAGTGTGAGAGAGATCAATGTACCGTAAATGCTCCAAATTGCCAATTGAATCAGGTATCTCAGTGATATGGTAATGAGATAAAGATAGCACTCGTAAAAATTGCAGTTTGGACAACAAATTCTGCAGTTCAGTAGCACGTAAATGACGTGATTCATGATCAAGTGGCAAAAAAGTCCTTAAACGTTTGGCTCTATCTATGGCCTCAAATATCACTGAATTTTCATATTTGCCCCCAACAAGTGACAAATACCGAGTATTTAAAGGCATTTCAGAAGGATGATTATCCTCCAATCTGAAACAATACCTCGTAGACACATAAGCAGCCAAGTTATTCATACACATCCGGAAACTTGATTCATTGTGACTTGATTTCTGAAAAAAAGGCTCCAATTCAATGATATTACTAACCTCTTTCACTGTTTCCCATATTGAGTTTGAGTGCGGTTTCAGAAAACCTTCTGCCATACATAAGAGGACTAACTTCTCCATCTCAAATTCATAATCTGGGGGAAATATGGAACAATATGCAAGGCATCGCTTTAGATCTTCAGGAAGTCTTAAATTAGGTACAACGTTAACATTTTCCCTTGAATCTTCCCTTGAATCTGACGAAGGCTTCAGGCGCTTAAGTATAGCTTCCCACTCCTCCTGTTGTAGCTTAAAGCGCAAGAGAGACCCAAGTATTCTCACTGATGAAGGCAAGCCATGACACATCTGTACAATTTCTTTGCCAATAACTTCTAGTTGTGTATCTGGAGTAGGGTTTTGGCCTCCAAAAGCATATTCTGCAAATATCGACCAACTTCTTTCCTCTGATGGCTCCATATGATAAGTATTGACAGCATCCATCATTGGAGCAATATCTTTGTTGCGTGTTGTTACAATAATACGACTTCCATTTGCGGCAAATTGGAAAGCAGATCGTAAGGCCTCCCATCCTTTAGAACTAGGAATCCGTTTCACACCATCAAGAACAAGTAGAAATCTCTTCCCCTTAAGGTAATTCTGCAATTTAAATCCAAGTTGTTCCAACTCTAGTTTGTCGAGATCATTATACTTTTCCTTGAGATCATTATTCTGCCAAGTGAGGAATTTCAAAATTGACTTTATCACCCAGTCGAAATCATCTGGAACGTCAACCCAGGCCTTCCTGTGAAAATGGTCGCTTACTCCCTGCTCGTTGTAAACAAGCCTAGCAAGAGTGGTTTTCCCTATCCTACCATTGCCCACTATGGAAATCACAGGCAACTGTTTATCATTTGCATCATCTGACAGCAAGATCttaataatttcttctttatcacGATCCATACCGAATACCTCAGACTTatctacaaaataattataatctaTTGGATCTAACTCatctacaaaataaatatagtcTGTTGTACCTAGAAGTTGCCTTTGACTCT
This genomic stretch from Quercus robur chromosome 4, dhQueRobu3.1, whole genome shotgun sequence harbors:
- the LOC126723761 gene encoding putative disease resistance protein At3g14460 isoform X1 gives rise to the protein MDYSWNLVKWHIERLESLFSSLSEIFGKQKIVKFQGCTVRISSLSKLLEIHGEQDEHLSRILEVQLRKKSVEWEKLLKTLAEMVDNFEKRYKVDYEEKQDEGGALDDEEKQHERSLLELKKHERIVLELWLEELQEAVFNTEDLVDKIHTVAYGQLSEKMEDIRRCIESYVKAGDVLGLAGRKYKIEQLESQRQLLGTTDYIYFVDELDPIDYNYFVDKSEVFGMDRDKEEIIKILLSDDANDKQLPVISIVGNGRIGKTTLARLVYNEQGVSDHFHRKAWVDVPDDFDWVIKSILKFLTWQNNDLKEKYNDLDKLELEQLGFKLQNYLKGKRFLLVLDGVKRIPSSKGWEALRSAFQFAANGSRIIVTTRNKDIAPMMDAVNTYHMEPSEERSWSIFAEYAFGGQNPTPDTQLEVIGKEIVQMCHGLPSSVRILGSLLRFKLQQEEWEAILKRLKPSSDSREDSRENVNVVPNLRLPEDLKRCLAYCSIFPPDYEFEMEKLVLLCMAEGFLKPHSNSIWETVKEVSNIIELEPFFQKSSHNESSFRMCMNNLAAYVSTRYCFRLEDNHPSEMPLNTRYLSLVGGKYENSVIFEAIDRAKRLRTFLPLDHESRHLRATELQNLLSKLQFLRVLSLSHYHITEIPDSIGNLEHLRYIDLSHTPIKRLPESVCELHNLQSLILSNCHSLTKLPENTSKLVNLLNLDVSGSGLSEMPRDMDKLRNLRLLPCFIVGKKSGSLIELKDINCLEGTLHILKLQNVTSENVAHGTPLVDKRSIEELVLEWDENTADPENARKVLAGLRPSYSLKRLTINFYCSPKFPSWLDGKEIFNEMVFLRLSNCNSCSTLPSLGKLQKLRVLIIECMDAVEEVGPDFNTEPPTRMHRGFRYLERLTFEGMSKWTKWVPSNVLPCLQQLCIRRCPKLRGNLPKELPSVERIEISESQELVTALTTEASLNNLHYREKIVFLSDDEVTSFTSEGATGSSSPMIEDEKSPFPLTQGAPESLLPSADGVVDTSVPITKVSKRLRETPETEGRGESEEETGLEITKTSETKRTKVERKEVIEVDPFPSPFSDEKSSLPLTQSATTSSFPTAEGVVDEKSSFPLTQGAAESLLPSAEGVVDTSVPTTQVAAASSLLLLTDGATQSSLPVAQVLSATLNKKLKEMSETKESGESEEADVLSDTWSNSSFESMKVSEISELMALLTPLHSLKIDGCDNLTFIPKSVIKNPSLQHLYIINCCSLESFFYEGMALKILYIRNCKKLYFPLTNENIQLDKLEDLSVGSSCDSLTDLSLHLFPELRSLSIWDCAKLQKLSMPEKSQIELTSLEALEIRDCPNLEYFPTGGLPTPNLKSIWCSNCKSLKKLPDQLGTLEYLTSMFINDCPELESLSKQVLPSKLSLLRISSCNKLISGKKWGLHGLASLCLLEIEGECKNVESFPVEGLLPSNLSSLCISGLLDLKKLDNTGLKKLESLKTLEISSCRQLQSLPEDGFPSSLSFLCIKECPLLEPKLQNKNGEDWYKIAHISCIEIDEEVIS
- the LOC126723761 gene encoding putative disease resistance protein At3g14460 isoform X2; translated protein: MDYSWNLVKWHIERLESLFSSLSEIFGKQKIVKFQGCTVRISSLSKLLEIHGEQDEHLSRILEVQLRKKSVEWEKLLKTLAEMVDNFEKRYKVDYEEKQDEGGALDDEEKQHERSLLELKKHERIVLELWLEELQEAVFNTEDLVDKIHTVAYGQLSEKMEDIRRCIESYVKAGDVLGLAGRKYKIEQLESQRQLLGTTDYIYFVDELDPIDYNYFVDKSEVFGMDRDKEEIIKILLSDDANDKQLPVISIVGNGRIGKTTLARLVYNEQGVSDHFHRKAWVDVPDDFDWVIKSILKFLTWQNNDLKEKYNDLDKLELEQLGFKLQNYLKGKRFLLVLDGVKRIPSSKGWEALRSAFQFAANGSRIIVTTRNKDIAPMMDAVNTYHMEPSEERSWSIFAEYAFGGQNPTPDTQLEVIGKEIVQMCHGLPSSVRILGSLLRFKLQQEEWEAILKRLKPSSDSREDSRENVNVVPNLRLPEDLKRCLAYCSIFPPDYEFEMEKLVLLCMAEGFLKPHSNSIWETVKEVSNIIELEPFFQKSSHNESSFRMCMNNLAAYVSTRYCFRLEDNHPSEMPLNTRYLSLVGGKYENSVIFEAIDRAKRLRTFLPLDHESRHLRATELQNLLSKLQFLRVLSLSHYHITEIPDSIGNLEHLRYIDLSHTPIKRLPESVCELHNLQSLILSNCHSLTKLPENTSKLVNLLNLDVSGSGLSEMPRDMDKLRNLRLLPCFIVGKKSGSLIELKDINCLEGTLHILKLQNVTSENVAHGTPLVDKRSIEELVLEWDENTADPENARKVLAGLRPSYSLKRLTINFYCSPKFPSWLDGKEIFNEMVFLRLSNCNSCSTLPSLGKLQKLRVLIIECMDAVEEVGPDFNTEPPTRMHRGFRYLERLTFEGMSKWTKWVPSNVLPCLQQLCIRRCPKLRGNLPKELPSVERIEISESQELVTALTTEASLNNLHYREKIVFLSDDEVTSFTSEGATGSSSPMIEDEKSPFPLTQGAPESLLPSADGVVDTSVPITKVSKRLRETPETEGRGESEEETGLEITKTSETKRTKVERKEVIEVDPFPSPFSDEKSSLPLTQSATTSSFPTAEGVVDEKSSFPLTQGAAESLLPSAEGVVDTSVPTTQVLSATLNKKLKEMSETKESGESEEADVLSDTWSNSSFESMKVSEISELMALLTPLHSLKIDGCDNLTFIPKSVIKNPSLQHLYIINCCSLESFFYEGMALKILYIRNCKKLYFPLTNENIQLDKLEDLSVGSSCDSLTDLSLHLFPELRSLSIWDCAKLQKLSMPEKSQIELTSLEALEIRDCPNLEYFPTGGLPTPNLKSIWCSNCKSLKKLPDQLGTLEYLTSMFINDCPELESLSKQVLPSKLSLLRISSCNKLISGKKWGLHGLASLCLLEIEGECKNVESFPVEGLLPSNLSSLCISGLLDLKKLDNTGLKKLESLKTLEISSCRQLQSLPEDGFPSSLSFLCIKECPLLEPKLQNKNGEDWYKIAHISCIEIDEEVIS
- the LOC126723761 gene encoding putative disease resistance protein At3g14460 isoform X4, translating into MDYSWNLVKWHIERLESLFSSLSEIFGKQKIVKFQGCTVRISSLSKLLEIHGEQDEHLSRILEVQLRKKSVEWEKLLKTLAEMVDNFEKRYKVDYEEKQDEGGALDDEEKQHERSLLELKKHERIVLELWLEELQEAVFNTEDLVDKIHTVAYGQLSEKMEDIRRCIESYVKAGDVLGLAGRKYKIEQLESQRQLLGTTDYIYFVDELDPIDYNYFVDKSEVFGMDRDKEEIIKILLSDDANDKQLPVISIVGNGRIGKTTLARLVYNEQGVSDHFHRKAWVDVPDDFDWVIKSILKFLTWQNNDLKEKYNDLDKLELEQLGFKLQNYLKGKRFLLVLDGVKRIPSSKGWEALRSAFQFAANGSRIIVTTRNKDIAPMMDAVNTYHMEPSEERSWSIFAEYAFGGQNPTPDTQLEVIGKEIVQMCHGLPSSVRILGSLLRFKLQQEEWEAILKRLKPSSDSREDSRENVNVVPNLRLPEDLKRCLAYCSIFPPDYEFEMEKLVLLCMAEGFLKPHSNSIWETVKEVSNIIELEPFFQKSSHNESSFRMCMNNLAAYVSTRYCFRLEDNHPSEMPLNTRYLSLVGGKYENSVIFEAIDRAKRLRTFLPLDHESRHLRATELQNLLSKLQFLRVLSLSHYHITEIPDSIGNLEHLRYIDLSHTPIKRLPESVCELHNLQSLILSNCHSLTKLPENTSKLVNLLNLDVSGSGLSEMPRDMDKLRNLRLLPCFIVGKKSGSLIELKDINCLEGTLHILKLQNVTSENVAHGTPLVDKRSIEELVLEWDENTADPENARKVLAGLRPSYSLKRLTINFYCSPKFPSWLDGKEIFNEMVFLRLSNCNSCSTLPSLGKLQKLRVLIIECMDAVEEVGPDFNTEPPTRMHRGFRYLERLTFEGMSKWTKWVPSNVLPCLQQLCIRRCPKLRGNLPKELPSVERIEISESQELVTALTTEASLNNLHYREKIVFLSDDEVTSFTSEGATGSSSPMIEDEKSPFPLTQGAPESLLPSADGVVDTSVPITKVSKRLRETPETEGRGESEEETGLEITKTSETKRTKVERKEVIEVDPFPSPFSDEKSSLPLTQSATTSSFPTAEGVVDEKSSFPLTQGAAESLLPSAEGVVDTSVPTTQETKESGESEEADVLSDTWSNSSFESMKVSEISELMALLTPLHSLKIDGCDNLTFIPKSVIKNPSLQHLYIINCCSLESFFYEGMALKILYIRNCKKLYFPLTNENIQLDKLEDLSVGSSCDSLTDLSLHLFPELRSLSIWDCAKLQKLSMPEKSQIELTSLEALEIRDCPNLEYFPTGGLPTPNLKSIWCSNCKSLKKLPDQLGTLEYLTSMFINDCPELESLSKQVLPSKLSLLRISSCNKLISGKKWGLHGLASLCLLEIEGECKNVESFPVEGLLPSNLSSLCISGLLDLKKLDNTGLKKLESLKTLEISSCRQLQSLPEDGFPSSLSFLCIKECPLLEPKLQNKNGEDWYKIAHISCIEIDEEVIS
- the LOC126723761 gene encoding putative disease resistance protein At3g14460 isoform X3, which produces MDYSWNLVKWHIERLESLFSSLSEIFGKQKIVKFQGCTVRISSLSKLLEIHGEQDEHLSRILEVQLRKKSVEWEKLLKTLAEMVDNFEKRYKVDYEEKQDEGGALDDEEKQHERSLLELKKHERIVLELWLEELQEAVFNTEDLVDKIHTVAYGQLSEKMEDIRRCIESYVKAGDVLGLAGRKYKIEQLESQRQLLGTTDYIYFVDELDPIDYNYFVDKSEVFGMDRDKEEIIKILLSDDANDKQLPVISIVGNGRIGKTTLARLVYNEQGVSDHFHRKAWVDVPDDFDWVIKSILKFLTWQNNDLKEKYNDLDKLELEQLGFKLQNYLKGKRFLLVLDGVKRIPSSKGWEALRSAFQFAANGSRIIVTTRNKDIAPMMDAVNTYHMEPSEERSWSIFAEYAFGGQNPTPDTQLEVIGKEIVQMCHGLPSSVRILGSLLRFKLQQEEWEAILKRLKPSSDSREDSRENVNVVPNLRLPEDLKRCLAYCSIFPPDYEFEMEKLVLLCMAEGFLKPHSNSIWETVKEVSNIIELEPFFQKSSHNESSFRMCMNNLAAYVSTRYCFRLEDNHPSEMPLNTRYLSLVGGKYENSVIFEAIDRAKRLRTFLPLDHESRHLRATELQNLLSKLQFLRVLSLSHYHITEIPDSIGNLEHLRYIDLSHTPIKRLPESVCELHNLQSLILSNCHSLTKLPENTSKLVNLLNLDVSGSGLSEMPRDMDKLRNLRLLPCFIVGKKSGSLIELKDINCLEGTLHILKLQNVTSENVAHGTPLVDKRSIEELVLEWDENTADPENARKVLAGLRPSYSLKRLTINFYCSPKFPSWLDGKEIFNEMVFLRLSNCNSCSTLPSLGKLQKLRVLIIECMDAVEEVGPDFNTEPPTRMHRGFRYLERLTFEGMSKWTKWVPSNVLPCLQQLCIRRCPKLRGNLPKELPSVERIEISESQELVTALTTEASLNNLHYREKIVFLSDDEVTSFTSEGATGSSSPMIEDEKSPFPLTQGAPESLLPSADGVVDTSVPITKVSKRLRETPETEGRGESEEETGLEITKTSETKRTKVERKEVIEVDPFPSPFSDEKSSLPLTQSATTSSFPTAEGVVDEKSSFPLTQGAAESLLPSAEGVVDTSVPTTQATLNKKLKEMSETKESGESEEADVLSDTWSNSSFESMKVSEISELMALLTPLHSLKIDGCDNLTFIPKSVIKNPSLQHLYIINCCSLESFFYEGMALKILYIRNCKKLYFPLTNENIQLDKLEDLSVGSSCDSLTDLSLHLFPELRSLSIWDCAKLQKLSMPEKSQIELTSLEALEIRDCPNLEYFPTGGLPTPNLKSIWCSNCKSLKKLPDQLGTLEYLTSMFINDCPELESLSKQVLPSKLSLLRISSCNKLISGKKWGLHGLASLCLLEIEGECKNVESFPVEGLLPSNLSSLCISGLLDLKKLDNTGLKKLESLKTLEISSCRQLQSLPEDGFPSSLSFLCIKECPLLEPKLQNKNGEDWYKIAHISCIEIDEEVIS